The nucleotide window ACTTTTATGACTTTGGTAGAAAGCATTTTACTTATTGCGTATTAAGTTGTGAGCTCAGCCAATTTTTTCTTGTACAAAATAAGTTTTTTCCTAAGCCCCGAATCGGTAATCGCTAAAATCTGCGCGGCAAGAAGAGCTGCGTTTTTAGCGCCGGACTTGCCGATAGACATGGCAGCAACCGGTACACCGGCAGGCATCTGTAACGTCGAAAGAAAGGAATCTATTCCTTTTAACACCTTGCTCTTTATCGGTACGCCGATAACCGGCAAGGTTGTCTGGCTGGCTACCACACCGGCCAGATGAGCTGCCTTGCCTGCGCAGGCAATAATAACCTTTATCCCGTTCCGGCTGGCATTTTTTGCAAACATCCTGGTCTTTTCGGGCATCCGGTGAGCAGAGCAGACCATGGATTCATAGCTGATCCCAAAATCTTTCAGGATATCCAGACATTCTTTTACTACTTCTGAATCCGACTTACTGCCCATGAGTACAGCTACAACCGGTTTTCTCATATTATTCCTCACTCCTATTGGGCTGCGAGCTATGGGTTCAGCTCATAGCTCATAGTTCATAGCTCACAGCTCAAAGCCCATAACTTTGTGTATTACTTTTTAATAGCACTCTTCTCAATCGCCCGCAAGCCGATATCCTTGCGATAGTGCATTCCTTCAAAGTCAATCTTTTCCACTGCTTGATACACCCGCTTAGCAGCCTGTGCTATATCTTTCCCTAAGGCAGTAACGCCGAGCACCCGGCCGCCATTAGTTACAACCTTTTCTTCCTGTTTTTTTGTCCCGGCATGAAATACCATAATATCTTTTAAATCCCGGAGTTCTTCTAAACCTGAGATTAACTTACCTTTTTCATATTTTCCCGGATATCCTCCCGAAGCACAAGTTACACAAACGCATGACCTGTCTTCCCAGCTTAACTGTCTGGGTGAAAGTTTATTATCTATAACATCATTCATCAGGTCCACCAGGTCTTCCTTTAAGCAAGGCATTATCACCTGAGTCTCTGGATCGCCATAGCGGACATTAAACTCCAAAACCTTCGGGCCTTGATCGGTAATCATCAAACCGGCATAAAGCACGCCTTTATATCTTATTCCTTCAGCGGCCAGTCCTGAAATAATCGGCCTGATTATTTCATCGATAATTTTCCCGGAAAGATTTTCATTTATAACCGGAGCCGGCGAATAAGCCCCCATGCCTCCGGTATTGCTTCCTTTGCCGCCGTCGTATACCCTTTTATGGTCCTGCGAAGTAACCATTGGGACAATATTCTCTCCATCTGTAAAAACTATGAAAGAAACCTCTTCTCCCTTCAAACACTCCTCAATGATTATCCGATTTCCGCTTTCTCCGAACTGTTTTTCCTCCATAATAATACCAATCGCTTTTTCTGCCTCTTTTGTGGTTGCCGCCACCATTACTCCTTTGCCGGCAGCTAATCCATCCGCCTTAATCACTAATGGAGGATCCGT belongs to Candidatus Omnitrophota bacterium and includes:
- the purE gene encoding 5-(carboxyamino)imidazole ribonucleotide mutase produces the protein MRKPVVAVLMGSKSDSEVVKECLDILKDFGISYESMVCSAHRMPEKTRMFAKNASRNGIKVIIACAGKAAHLAGVVASQTTLPVIGVPIKSKVLKGIDSFLSTLQMPAGVPVAAMSIGKSGAKNAALLAAQILAITDSGLRKKLILYKKKLAELTT
- the purD gene encoding phosphoribosylamine--glycine ligase, encoding MNVLVVGSGGREHALVWKISRSPKVDKIYCAPGNAGIAEIAECVNIQPGDIQKLADFAFANRIALTVVGPEIPLVEGIVDFFQSKGLKIFGPVQKAALLEASKVFSKEMMIKYNVPTAKAEIFTDNNAAKNFLRVTDPPLVIKADGLAAGKGVMVAATTKEAEKAIGIIMEEKQFGESGNRIIIEECLKGEEVSFIVFTDGENIVPMVTSQDHKRVYDGGKGSNTGGMGAYSPAPVINENLSGKIIDEIIRPIISGLAAEGIRYKGVLYAGLMITDQGPKVLEFNVRYGDPETQVIMPCLKEDLVDLMNDVIDNKLSPRQLSWEDRSCVCVTCASGGYPGKYEKGKLISGLEELRDLKDIMVFHAGTKKQEEKVVTNGGRVLGVTALGKDIAQAAKRVYQAVEKIDFEGMHYRKDIGLRAIEKSAIKK